TGACGAAGTCGACGTCCTGGAGCTTCAGGCCGTCCAGGGTCACGCAGGGGACCTCCAGGGCGCGGGCGTGGATGTCCCGGCGGACCAGGGACGACACGCCCCGGTCGCCCGCGTCGCCCGGCGGCAGCCACAGCCGGGCCGTGCCCGGACGGTCGGATGCGGCGGCACGGACCACGCGGACGTTCACGGGCGTGGCGGAGGCCAGCAGCCGGGCCAGGTGCGGGACCGGTTCCACGGCCACCACCTCGCGGGCCCGCCCGGACAGCCGGCGCGCCCAGGGCCCGTACCAGCCGCCCACGTCCACCGCCGTGCCGCAGCCCGCCGGGCAGAGGTCGTCGAGCCGGGCCAGCTCCGGCTCGAAGCGCGGGTAGACCAGCCAGGCGGTCGCGGCGACCAGCCGGATGGGGAGGAAGCGGGCGATACGGGCGGCCAGGGTGGTGGTCATCGGGTCATCCGTCTCTCGGGTCATCCGTGTCTCGGGTCATCCGTCTCTCGAAGGGATCTCTCGTCATGGAGCCGTCTGCTCCCGGCGAGCCATCCGGTCTCATGGAGCCATCCGCTTGAGCAGTTCTTCGTGCTCGTCCTCCGTGACCTGCTCGCCGGAGGACGGCAGCAGCTGCGGGATGCCGTCGACGATCGGATAGCGGCGGTGCAGGCGCGGGTTGTACAGCGCCTCGTCCTCCTTCAGCGAGCTCTCCGGTACGAGAAGATGCAGCGGCCCCTTGTCCAGCGGGCAGGCCAGGATCTTCAGCAGCGGGTCGTCGTGGTTCATGGGGGTGTCAACTCCTTGGCGCCGATGGGGGGTTGGGGAGCCGCGTCGTGTTTGGGCATGGCCAGCAGCACGGAGACCGCGAGGGCGGTGCCCGCAAGCCGCAGGGCCAGCCGCAGCGGATCGTGCGGGAGCGCCTCGCCGAACGCGAGCGTGCCGAGTACGGCCGTGAACAGGCAGGTCACCGTCGTGCAGACCGGCACGATCAGCGAGGCCCGGCAGCGTTGCAGCGCCGCCTGCGACATGACGAGGCCGAACGCGCCGGTGAACAGCAGGAGGTACGGATACGGGGAGCGCAGCAGCTCGACGACCGCGCCGAGCGGCCCGTTTGTCGTCAGATAGGTCGAGGCGCCCTTGATGGCCAGCGAGCTCACGCCGTACAACAGGCCCACCGCCACGCCGTATTCGACGCCGGTGGTGGGCATGCGGTGCCGGTGCTTGGAGCGGCGCTCGGCGGCCCCGTACAGCCACACGCCCGCCGCCAGCGACGGTACGCAGACCAGGAGGATCAGTGGGACGGGCGCGCTGTGGCTCACCTTGTCGGAGCCCTCGCGCAGCGACAGCACCACCATGAGCAGGGCGGCGAGGATCGCCCCGAGCGCGTACCGCTCCCGGCCGCTCGTCTCCTCGCCGAGCAGCCGCGCGGAGAGCAGTACAAGGAGGACGAGGCCGGAGACGAAGATCCCCTGCGCGGCGGCGATCGGCAGGGTGCGGTAGACGGCCAGTTGGGCTCCGAACCCGGCGGCGAGGGCCAGCGAACCGCCGATCCACAGGGGGCTGCCGAGGACGAGGCGCAGCAGGCGGGCAGGGCGCCGGATGTTGACCTCCGGCAGGGCCGCCAGCGCCCGTTTCTCCAGGACGAATCCGGTGCTGTACAGGACGTTCGCCATCAGGGCGGCGGCCACTCCCCACCACATCGGCTAGGTCCTCCGCGCGTGCAGGAGCAGGATCGATGAGGCCGACGGCAGTGCGCAGGCCAGGTGGTCCAGTGGGCGCAGCGGACGCGGCACACCGTGGAAGGGCGCCCCCCGCAGCCGTACGACCTCGAAGCCCGACGCGGCCACGAACTCCCGTAGCGCGCGGGCGGTGTAGAGCCGCAGATGGCCGACGACCTCCTTCCCGGGGCGGCCGTGGATCGCGCGCAGGCTCACCTCGGAGAAGACGGGCTGGACGCCCGCGAGCAGCAGAGCCCGGTTGTACCAGGCGGCCAGGTTCGGGGTGGAGAGCATGAGATGGCCGCCGGGGCGCAGCACGCGGCGGATCTCGTCCAGCGCGGCGTCCGGGTCCACGAGGTGCTCGATCACCTCGCTGAACAGCACCGCGTCGGCCGCCGCGGTCGCGAACGGCAGCCCGCCGTCGGTGAGTTCACCTCGCACGGCGTACGGCAGGCGGGCGTGGGCGCGTCGGAGCGCGTCCTGGGACCAGTCGACGCCGACGAGCCGGTGCCCGGCGAGGAAGGGCGCGGCGGTGGCGGCCGCGGTGCCGTCGCCGCAGCCGATGTCGAGGACGGTCTTCGCGCCGCGCGTGGCCGGGCCGAGCGCGGCGGCCAGCATGCGCGCCTGGCGCACACTGCGGGGGGTGCCGGACGCGACGGGGACGGCGGGGTCCTCGTAGAAGTCGCGCAGCTCCCTTCGTACGGGGGCTGTCGTCGTCATGTGCCCTCCCGCGTCGGGTAGGTCATGTGCCCTCCTGGGCCGCGTACGTCATGAGATCTCCGTCGCGTGCAGATAGTGCTCGAAGAGGTCGCGGAGGTGGGCGCCGTCGCCGTGGCTGAGCAGGCTGCGGGACCAGCGCAGGGCGAGGTGGAGGCGGCCCGCCGTGGAGGCGGTCGTCACCGTCAGGCCGCGCGGCATGCGGGCCGGCGCCGAGAACCAGACCGCGTGGGCGCGCCCGGCGGCGCTGCCGAAGTCGAGGCTGTACGGGATGCGGCCGATGTTGCTCAGGAGCGTGGTCGACGTCCAGGGGGCGACCGCCCTGCGCAGGCCCCGGGTGACGGCGGCGCGCCAGGCGACGGGGACCACGGGGGCGGTCAGCATGGCTGCTCCGTGGCCGAGTTGGGGCCGCGGGAGGGACTTGAGGGCGCGGGTGCGGTCCGCCGTGCGGCGCAGCAGCTCGCCCATCCGGGCCGGGTCCAACTCCTCGGGGGCGAAGGGGACTTCGACGAGCCGGGTGCCGTTGCCGATGGGCATGTCGGTGCCCCGCGGCCGGTCGTCGACCGGCATGGTGATGCGCAGCGGGCGCGGGTGGGCGCCGTGCTCCCTGTTCCAGTGGACGATCATCAAAGCGGTGGCGGCCATGAGTTGGTCGTTGACCGTGTACGGGGCGCCCTTGGGGCGGCGCGGGACGGTCAGCTCGGTGACGAGCAGGCCGTTGCCCGGCGAGGGTTCGGGGGAGCCGTGGGCGACACGGGCGGGCGGTGCCCAGCCGGACGGGGTGTCCACCTGCTCCTCGGGGGCGTCGGGCGGACGGACCGGAGGCGCGGCGGGCGAGTTGTCACGGCCGCCGTACAGCTCCGCCGCCGTGGCCAGCACACGCAGACAGGCGGGGCCGTCCAGGGCGGTGTGGTTGATGGTGAGGAAGAGGACGGTGCCGTCGGACCCGTTGTCCTCGTCGACGACTTCGAGGCGGATCGGCGGCGACGCGGACAGTGGTGGCGCGTTGTTCAGCGCGCGGTCGCGGGCGTGCTTGAGGGCGTCCCGGTCCGGCGGCGGGAACGTCACCACCGGCACGTCCGGACCGGCGGTCAGCTCCCACTCGTAGCGGCGCCGGTACCAGGGCCCGGCCGCCTCGCGCATGAGGATGCGCGGATGGCGGCGCAGGGCCTCGGTGAACGCCGAGGTGAGGCGGGCGGGGTCGAGACGGCCCGGCAGGTGGACCTCGATGTGGACCGTCTCCGGCTCCTCCTCCTGGAGGCAGTGCCGGGCGACCTCGTCCACGACGGGGAACGGCACGCGCACGGGGGGCCGTGCGGGGCCGTCCGTGCCGTCGCGGGCGGGCTGTGCCAGTGCGGTCATGTGGGCTGGCCCTTCTCCTTGTCCGTTCCCGTACTCGTGTCGGTTCCCGTGCTCGGGTCCGTGCCGCTGCCGGGTTCCCGCGTCTCGCCGGGCCTGTCGGGAGTGTCGTCCGGCTCCGGTGGTGTCGCTCTGAACCTCGGCTTGCGGAACCCGATGCGTGCCGTCGGCGGGTCGGGCTCCGGGCCGCGCGCGGAGATGGTGGTGCTGGAGGCGAGCCCGGACCCCGCGGCGGCACCCGGTGATGAGCCCGGCCCCTCGCTCTCCCCGCGCCGCCGCTGCGGCAGCTGCTGGGTCGGCGCCTCCGACCCGGGCGGCGCCCCCACGGACAGCCCCGGTGGCGACGCGAACTGTGCCGTCGTCCCGGCGGCATCGGGCGCCACCGGCTCCCGCACACTCACCAGCGCCGCGAACAGCCCGATCAGCGCCAGGAGTTGGGCCACCGGCCCGAACGCGCCCTCGTCCGCGGACACCGGCGACCCGGCCCCCGTCGCCGCCGCGATCCCCGCCCCCGCGAGCGCGAGGAAGGCGATCGGTACGAGCAGGGTGTGCCGTTTCCGGGCGAGCAGGGCCAGCGCCGGGACGAGCAGGGCGAAGAAGCCCGCGATCACGATGCCGACGAGGGTGAGCGCGACCGTGCCGAGCCACAGCCCGGCGTCGGGCGGCAGCGGCTGCGGCACGTCCGGGTTGGGCGAGCGGCGCCGCCACAGGACGAGGCCCGCGAGCGCCGCCACCGCGACTCCGCCGCCGATCAGCCCGGCCTCGTACGTCGTCGAGGGCTCGTAGGAGAGCTTGACGGTGCCGCCCGCGCCGGACGGGACACGCCAGCCCTGCTGCCAGCCGTCCAGCCGTACCGGCGTGAGCTCATGGCCGTTCAGCGTGGCCTTCCAGCCGTCGTTGTAGTTCTCGTACGTCGTCAGGTACGAGGCGGCGCCGGAGCCGACCGTCACCTCGCGGCGGTCGCCCAGCCAGTCCCGTATCTTCAACTCGCGTGCCCCGGCGCTCGCGTCCGCGCTGACCGTGCCGCTGGTGAGCGTCACGTCGGTCACCGTCAGCGGGCCCGCGTCCCCGGCCTCGACCCGGTGCGAACCCTCGGGGAGATCCAACTGGGCGTCCGCACGCCCTTCCTGGCAGAGCGTCAGCTCGATCGCCCGCCGCTCCACGAGATCCTTGATGGTCCCCTTCGCGCTCGTCTGGTACAGCTTCCCGTCGACCGCGAGATCCGGGCCCTTCCCGCACGGGAGCGTGAACGTGCGGGTGGCCGAGGGCTGGGGGGTGCGGTACTGGTCGAGGGCGGGGATGTAGGCCTCGGTCAGGCCTACGGGCAGTTGCAGGTCGTCGTCCGCGACCGGGTTGTGCACGGTCAGCGGCGCCGTCTTGGTGATGGTGATGTCGAGGTGGTCGGTCGTGATGGGGTCGAAGCGGACCCAGCCGTTGTCGTCGACTCCGGCGATCGCCGCGCCGTCCGGGGAGCTGATGTCCACCTCGGTCGGCCGGGTGGCCAGACCGCCCGCCGGAGCCAGCACGATCGAGGAGACCGCCTGCTTGTCCGGCCAGCTGAGGTGGATCGTCGGCCGGTCGCCCGCGATCCACGCCGTCGTCAGGTCGCCGTCGGTGAGGTTGCGCGCCGACAGGCCCGCGCCGAGTCCCGCCGTGGAGTCGGCGGTCGCGGTGATCCGGTGCTCCTGGTCGGGGGCCACCTCGTAGAGCAGCTTGTCGAGTTCCTCGCCCGGGATCGGGACCGCGCTCGCCTTCACGTCGTACGTGCCCGACGTCGACGTCGAGAACCGGCGGTGCAGGCCCGCCTCCGTGCCCGTCGGGGAGAGCCCGGTGGGGTCGGCGGTGCGGTGCAGCGAGACGATCTCGGCGGAGGCGTCGGAGCCCGCGGCGTCGGTCGGCAGCCGCAGCATCCGGGTCACCTGGACGTCCGGGAGGTCGATCTCGGAGAAGCCCGCGCCCGTGAGGCCGGTGTGCCGGGCGACGGATTCGGTGATCGTGATCTTCATCCAACTCGTCGACCCAGGACGGGCCTTGATGCGCTGCGTCATGCCGTTGGGTTCGAGGAAACTGCTCGTCGACCCCTTCTCCGTCTCCACCCGCACCCGGGTCGGCGCCGACCGCACACCGCCCTGGGCCAGCGGCGTGACCTTGAACGACGACGGCATGTCGATCGACCCGTTGAACCGGATCCGCAGCCACTGCCCGTTCGCCGAGCCCGCCGCGCCCTCCGCCCACGCGGTGTTCGGGTTGCCGTCGAAGGCGTTCACGGGGTCGTACTGCGGCAGTTGGAACAGCCAGTTGCCACTGGAGGACGCGGTCACCGAGCGGGCGCCGCGCAGTTCGGCCACCGTCTGGTGGTCGATGCCCTTCATCGGCAGGATCTGGTGCGGCTTCTTCCCCGCGTCCTGCGCGCTGTCGGAGGGGTTTCGCTCGCCGGACGTGTACGTGTACGACGTGTTGGAGTTGACCAGCCCGAAGCGGGTGTCGGCGCGCCGCAGCCCGTCGCCGACCACCTGCACCTCGGGCGTGCCGAGGCCGGGATGGTTGTCGCCGGTCAGTACGGTGGCCCGGCCCCGCATCGACGGGTCGGCGGACAGCGGCAGCAGCGACTCGGGGCCGCCGGAGACCACGGCGGTGTCCGCGATCGGCTTCAGCCCGGCCTGGCCTGGCCGGGGCACGCCCTGGCCGGTCGGCTCGTAGATCTCCACGGCGCGCTGGCGCGGATACAGGCCCTCGACCTGCATCGGCGTGTCGTTGGCGATACGCCCGCCGGTCATCACCGGCCCGAAACCGGTGACCCGCTGGTACCCCGACTGCTCCAGGGTGCGCTTCACGGTCGCGGTCGGGACGTAGCCGATCTGGTCGGGGTCGAGATCGTTGCGGACGACGACGTAATAGAGGCCGGCGCGGCTCAAGTAGTCGGCCAGACCCGGTACTTGGCCGCCCGTCATCAGTGACTGCTCGACCGCGTCCATGGCCCGCCGGTTGCCCGGGGTGCCGAACGGCACGTAGTCGCGCTGCGCCCAGCGGGAGTCGGCGAGGACGTCGAGGGGCTGGTCGATGGGGGAGCCCCAGGTGTAGATGCCGTGCGCGGTGGCGGGGACGACGAGGGCGCGGGAGTCGGGGGAGTACTTCTTCAGCCAGTCGGCGGTGGTCTCCCAGTAGGTGGGGAGCTTCTGGAACGAACCCGGGTTCAGGATCGACCCGTTGAGGTACGGCCAGGCGAGGCCGGGCAGCACCAGGATCGCCGCGATCAGCGGGGCGAGGCGGCGCCCGCGCACCCGGCGGGCCCCGCGCTCCTCGGCGGCGACGCCCACCAGATGTGCGAGGCCGAGCACCAGGGCGAGGGCCAGGCCCGTCTGGAACTTGTAGATGTTGCGGAAGGGGACGAGACCGCCGTTCAGCCAGTCCTGGACGACGCCGTGGAAGGGCGCGCCGAACGAACCGCCGTACCCGGCAAGGGTGATGAGAGCGACCGACAGGACCGTCAGCACCAGCCAGCGGCGCTCGGGCATGTCCCGTCTCGCGAGGCCCGCGAGGCCGAGCCCGGCCGCGAGTGCCGAGCAGACGATCACGATCACCGAGGACGCGACGGTCCAGCCGGCCGGCAGCCACGCCTCGCCGAAGTGCAGATACGCGACCCAGTTGCCGGCTCCGCGCAGCGACTCCGTCGCCGACATGGTGGCCGTGGTCGTCTGTGAAGTCTCCACGTAGGGAAGGAAGTTCTCGCCGTAGATGCCGAGCATCAGCAGCGGGATGACCCACCAGGCGGTCGCCAGGACGACGCCGGGCACCCACCAGGTGATCAGCTTGCGCCGCCGTGGCCCGCGCGGCCGGGACAGCAGATACAGCCCCACCGGCAGCAGGGAGGCCAGGGTCGCTGCCGCGTTCACACCGCCCATGAAGGGGATGAACAGCGCCGAGCGGAAGGCGGCGACACGGGCGGTGTAGCGCTCGTCGACGAGCGGCAGCAGCACCCAGGGGAGGAAGGCGCCGGGCAGCGCGGCCGCCGAGGTCGAGCCGACGACGATCGTGAACACCGGCCACAGCGCGTATGCCACGGCCGCGAGCAGCCGGGAGGCGCCGCTGCCGACACGCAGCCGCTCCGCCAGCCGCAGGGCGCCCCAGAACGCCACGGACACGATGAGCGACAGCCACAGCCGCTCCGCC
Above is a genomic segment from Streptomyces sp. R21 containing:
- a CDS encoding FkbM family methyltransferase, with the translated sequence MTTTLAARIARFLPIRLVAATAWLVYPRFEPELARLDDLCPAGCGTAVDVGGWYGPWARRLSGRAREVVAVEPVPHLARLLASATPVNVRVVRAAASDRPGTARLWLPPGDAGDRGVSSLVRRDIHARALEVPCVTLDGLKLQDVDFVKIDVDGNELAVLRGASALLARDRPALFVELEARIQPIAPVVTHLAERGYEGWVLPGDTWVPLATFPLEAHQAGTSHVVSQGLLRRVLFPRGPRYVNSVLFLPDGRRPGARTERKRDDVRDHGPHAHSKATR
- a CDS encoding class I SAM-dependent methyltransferase, producing the protein MTTTAPVRRELRDFYEDPAVPVASGTPRSVRQARMLAAALGPATRGAKTVLDIGCGDGTAAATAAPFLAGHRLVGVDWSQDALRRAHARLPYAVRGELTDGGLPFATAAADAVLFSEVIEHLVDPDAALDEIRRVLRPGGHLMLSTPNLAAWYNRALLLAGVQPVFSEVSLRAIHGRPGKEVVGHLRLYTARALREFVAASGFEVVRLRGAPFHGVPRPLRPLDHLACALPSASSILLLHARRT
- a CDS encoding condensation protein, whose product is MTALAQPARDGTDGPARPPVRVPFPVVDEVARHCLQEEEPETVHIEVHLPGRLDPARLTSAFTEALRRHPRILMREAAGPWYRRRYEWELTAGPDVPVVTFPPPDRDALKHARDRALNNAPPLSASPPIRLEVVDEDNGSDGTVLFLTINHTALDGPACLRVLATAAELYGGRDNSPAAPPVRPPDAPEEQVDTPSGWAPPARVAHGSPEPSPGNGLLVTELTVPRRPKGAPYTVNDQLMAATALMIVHWNREHGAHPRPLRITMPVDDRPRGTDMPIGNGTRLVEVPFAPEELDPARMGELLRRTADRTRALKSLPRPQLGHGAAMLTAPVVPVAWRAAVTRGLRRAVAPWTSTTLLSNIGRIPYSLDFGSAAGRAHAVWFSAPARMPRGLTVTTASTAGRLHLALRWSRSLLSHGDGAHLRDLFEHYLHATEIS
- a CDS encoding alpha-(1->3)-arabinofuranosyltransferase family protein, with amino-acid sequence MTTTVQAPPPAAVPTARATAGPPEGPRSRRWLVGFWAVVFVLFLVVHPGRQTFDTKLGVALDPWQFLSDLGQLWHDRAGFGGIQDQYVGYAWPMLPFYGLCKLIHLPVWLAERLWLSLIVSVAFWGALRLAERLRVGSGASRLLAAVAYALWPVFTIVVGSTSAAALPGAFLPWVLLPLVDERYTARVAAFRSALFIPFMGGVNAAATLASLLPVGLYLLSRPRGPRRRKLITWWVPGVVLATAWWVIPLLMLGIYGENFLPYVETSQTTTATMSATESLRGAGNWVAYLHFGEAWLPAGWTVASSVIVIVCSALAAGLGLAGLARRDMPERRWLVLTVLSVALITLAGYGGSFGAPFHGVVQDWLNGGLVPFRNIYKFQTGLALALVLGLAHLVGVAAEERGARRVRGRRLAPLIAAILVLPGLAWPYLNGSILNPGSFQKLPTYWETTADWLKKYSPDSRALVVPATAHGIYTWGSPIDQPLDVLADSRWAQRDYVPFGTPGNRRAMDAVEQSLMTGGQVPGLADYLSRAGLYYVVVRNDLDPDQIGYVPTATVKRTLEQSGYQRVTGFGPVMTGGRIANDTPMQVEGLYPRQRAVEIYEPTGQGVPRPGQAGLKPIADTAVVSGGPESLLPLSADPSMRGRATVLTGDNHPGLGTPEVQVVGDGLRRADTRFGLVNSNTSYTYTSGERNPSDSAQDAGKKPHQILPMKGIDHQTVAELRGARSVTASSSGNWLFQLPQYDPVNAFDGNPNTAWAEGAAGSANGQWLRIRFNGSIDMPSSFKVTPLAQGGVRSAPTRVRVETEKGSTSSFLEPNGMTQRIKARPGSTSWMKITITESVARHTGLTGAGFSEIDLPDVQVTRMLRLPTDAAGSDASAEIVSLHRTADPTGLSPTGTEAGLHRRFSTSTSGTYDVKASAVPIPGEELDKLLYEVAPDQEHRITATADSTAGLGAGLSARNLTDGDLTTAWIAGDRPTIHLSWPDKQAVSSIVLAPAGGLATRPTEVDISSPDGAAIAGVDDNGWVRFDPITTDHLDITITKTAPLTVHNPVADDDLQLPVGLTEAYIPALDQYRTPQPSATRTFTLPCGKGPDLAVDGKLYQTSAKGTIKDLVERRAIELTLCQEGRADAQLDLPEGSHRVEAGDAGPLTVTDVTLTSGTVSADASAGARELKIRDWLGDRREVTVGSGAASYLTTYENYNDGWKATLNGHELTPVRLDGWQQGWRVPSGAGGTVKLSYEPSTTYEAGLIGGGVAVAALAGLVLWRRRSPNPDVPQPLPPDAGLWLGTVALTLVGIVIAGFFALLVPALALLARKRHTLLVPIAFLALAGAGIAAATGAGSPVSADEGAFGPVAQLLALIGLFAALVSVREPVAPDAAGTTAQFASPPGLSVGAPPGSEAPTQQLPQRRRGESEGPGSSPGAAAGSGLASSTTISARGPEPDPPTARIGFRKPRFRATPPEPDDTPDRPGETREPGSGTDPSTGTDTSTGTDKEKGQPT
- a CDS encoding Trm112 family protein — protein: MNHDDPLLKILACPLDKGPLHLLVPESSLKEDEALYNPRLHRRYPIVDGIPQLLPSSGEQVTEDEHEELLKRMAP